The nucleotide sequence CGACGGGGCGACAACGAGGGGGCtgctcgtgtgtgtgtgtggggcgGTGTCTGTGGGCCCAGCGCGGAGCCGCGGCGCGAGCAGAGCCACGGGGGAGGGAGAGCTGGCGCTGGGTGGGGACGGACGGGTGCGGGCGCGGTGCTGAGGGGCGCGGGGCCGAggggcgcggggccgcggcgtccccggggcagcgcggggccggTGACATTGAGAGCGGTGCGGCTGGGCGCGCGGGGCATGCTGGGAGCCGTAGTCGGTGGCGGCGGTTGCCAAGGCCGGTTGCCAGGGGCAGCCGGGGCCGTGCCGGCTGAGGGCGAGCGGGGTGGCCGGGCCACTGGCCGAGTGGACCTGGGCCTGTGGGACCGGGTGTCAGTCGGCCCGCACCCGGCGACGGCAGGAGCCGGGCTGCTCCGCGGGCCGCTGCGGAGCCGTCAGCCAGCGTGCCACTAGCGGGGCCTTTGCGCCGGTGGCGTGACCGGCATCGCTGCGCTGCCTGCGAAGCGGCGCTGTCAGCGCTGGGGCGGGTGAGAGAtggaacctgccccagcagcaccatgctggagagttgggcaggaaaaaatttaatgaaatataacaagggcaagtgtagagtcttgcatctgggcaggaacaaccccaggttccagtataagttggggaatgacctgttagaaagcagcataggggaaagggacctgggggtcctggtggacagcaggatgaccacgagccagcactgtgcccttgtggccaggaagaccaatggcttcctggggtgtattagaaggggggtggttagtaggtcgagagaggttcttctccccctctactctgccctggtgagaccacatctggaatattgtgtccagttctgggcccctcagttcaagaaggacagggaactgctggagagagtccagcacagagcaatgaagatgattaagggagtggagcatctcccatatgaggaaaggctgagggagctgagtctcttttaacttggaggagactgaaggatgacctcaataatgtttataaatatgtaaaggacaaccaatggtaagacaaggggcaatgggtacaaactggaacacgggaagTTTCACataaataggagaagaaacttcttcacagtgagggtggcagagcactggaacaggctgcccaggggggttgtggagtctccttctctggagacattcaaaacctgtctggtcACTTTCCTGtgaaacctcatctaggtgtccctggtccagcagggggattggactaggtgatctttcgaggtcccttccaatccctaacattctgtgattctgtgacgtgGGGACTGTGCCCTTCCTCTGTGGCAGCTATTAACCCGGCAGGAATAACAAAAAGGAAGCAATTTGACCCACGTATTTATTttctcgcttttttttttttttttcctgccacttCTTCTCCTATCTGCCTTTAGACCATCCGGAGATACAAAAAGAAATTTACAGAAAGGACGATAGGCTCCTCACCCTGTTAAAAGATGTTTATGTTGAGTCCAGAGATCCACCTGTGCGGGTGAGTATGTCTCTCTGTAGGAGGTGTGCCAGCATCAGCTTTGTGGTTTTCAAACTCAGCACAAATTCTGCAGGAAGAAAAATGCTCTGTTAGTGCCTAAAAGCTACCCTTTTTATAGATAAAAGTGatgttttcattacttttttatatATCAGTAGCACTGGCTGTGTTTGATCCTGTGTCTTGAACATGTGAGAGATTGTGATTATACAATCTTTTAAACACTTACGCAGTCTTCCTTTTTAACATCATGTTGATGTTACTTTATTTTTCACCTAAATTACCACTTCTCTTTCCTCAAAGGCCGGACAGCTGGCCAGCCTTCTGCAAAGATGCAGGAGTTTTCCAgagatctcttgtagagttgttAAGAGTGAAGAAGTTGGGGCTACTATGGGAGCATGAATGTGGTAGAGGACAAAGACATTTAGAGTACTGATGTTAATGTCATACAATGCAGAGGCTTTTCCTTATGCAGCTGAAGAGTTTTTTCTGCGTAACCTTGTGGATCGTTTCGTTTTCTCCTTGCCAATGGTTGTGGTCTTGGATTTGGAAAGCAAGGCATACCCCTTCCAGTAATATGCAGACTAGggttcagtctcctcttttccacctCTTATGTTATGCTTTGTGCTTTTTATCTGTTGCATTATTGCACAATTTTATTAAAATTAGCAGTTTTATTAAGTAACAAAAGTTTTATAATCATCTAGCAGTAAAATTCCTAAATCTCTCTGATTTGCCCCTTTGTAGTATTTCCTAGTCAAGATTAAAAATACCGTAAAATGCAAAGATATTTCTGCAGTCTCTCCCTGAAGTTTCCAAGTAATCTCTATCCTTAGTTTTCATAAGAGAGGTTAGGACTCTAATCTTGAAAAGTTGAGGGTCTAGTTTAAATATCCTTAGACACCTCCATTTGTAATCCTGTCAAGACTGATTGTGGAACACATCTTAACGCTTGATTCTGTGCCTGCTCTGAGGTTGCTGCCATGTAAGACTTGCTCTTGTGCTGTGTTTACTTGCAGTTGTTATGGAGAGTGTAATGAATGTGTTAGCATTGAGGGTTGTGGGCAAAACTTTGTCCAAAAGCTTCTTTCCTCATGTTATTCTGAATACTTTGTGCATTGTAAGTGGAAAAGCACCAACTCTGATTTCTGAAGTGGCAGATACCCAGAGACAGATCATTTTGTTAAGTCTTGAAAAAATATTAACTATCTGAGCACAGTTTTAGCACAAAGCAAAAGGAAGCAATGGAGAACTGGTAGCATCAGCAGACATTCTCTGTAGTTTAAAAGCAGACACCCAGTTGTAGATGCTGTAGCATCAACATCAGTTTTCTCAGTTTATGAGTTAATACAGAGTGTCTGTGGGCTAATCAGTGGCCATGGACTCTGATAACCGTAAAAAGTACTTTTTCTTAAGAAAGATTTTCATCATTTTGCTTTTGCAGTGTCATTTGCTGGTTAAATCTTAAGAAAAGTCAATATAGGGAAAGCAGAGATGGTTTGAAAATCATTTGCAAATATGAAGGTACTTGGTAGAAGAGACTTGATGTGTCTGAGCACTGCAGTAGTCATGGGAATTAAACTCTATATGATGCTGCAAAATAGTTTCTTTTTGTCCAGCAAAACTTGTTCTCTAGACAGAGCAAAAGAAGTTGCAAAACTAAAATCTGAACATGAAAGGAGGAGAGAGACTACATGAAAAGGTGGTATCAGAAGACTACCAGTttatagtgtgttttttttttaccctgtgcTGTGAATCAGTACAAAATACTAGGTTATCTATCTATCTGTAGTTTGCCTTGTATGAAGGGTTGCAAATTCTGCACAACACTTAGAGTTCAATAGATGATAGCTTTTCAGAAtttgggtgggaagttggcataCGTAGAATGGCTGTGGAACAACTGACAATTTTTGTGATATTAAGAAGCAAGGCTGgctaagctttttttcttttttttaagtgctgtgaAAATGGGTAAAGCTAACAGGAAATGCTGTATTTAGGAAAACATCTTGGCTGCTACAGTATGCATAATAAACAGAACTGCTCTTaagctctttttgttttccttcccacaATTAGGTAAAAGATGGAGGTGGTGAACATCTTCCTtgtaaacaggaggaaaaaagactTACAAAGCTAGGCCACTTGGGAGATCTAGATGTTAAGAAAGTTCCCAAAGGCAAAATTTCCATTGTGGAGGCTCTGACACTTCTTAATAATCATAAACTTCATCCTCAAATATGGACtgcagagaaaatagcagcagaatACAGTCTGGAACTGAAGGAGGTCAAATCTCTTCTGGAATTCTTCATTCCTTTTGCTGTGCAGGAATTTCCTAAAGACACCAAAAAAGCTATAAAACCAACATAAAAATAATTACCAAAACCCTTGTGTGATCTCAGTTGTGTCTTAATTTTGCTTTTGAGTATGTTCAGTGTGTGAAGAGAGTTGGTAACATGTCACTCAACAAGGTGGCTTTCCTATCCCAGCAAGATGTTTTCAAGGAATTCCATTGTATATTTGATGGCTTCAGTTAAATGCAGCAACTATAGGATACAGTTTGTAAACCAGACTATAACTACCAAGTTCAGCGTGTCACACGATTGTGATTATTCCATTCATATGTTACCGGTTCAGTTAAAACATGCAAGTTCTAGTTGGAACTTTACCTTACCAGATTGCCTGTCTTAGCAGAGACTTCCTGGCCTTCAGCTAAATCAGTGCTCTGCATGTGTCAGCTCTGTAGTTTCATGTTACACTGTTCTTCCAAGGACTTGCTTACAAGATGCATGTATATACGAATAGCTGGATTTATTTTGTATAAGAATGGCATAGTATTTATACTTTGTAAAGAAGGTTAACCACAAGATCATTTGGGAAATTCAGCTGTGTCaaacttaaaataaaaagaaagtgaaTAGCAAGGAGGCCTCTTTCTGATGCTGGAACAGTAATGGCTGATGCATGGTTCCTCTTTCAGTTTGTTCTGATTTAGCTTAAATATCTGTACCTCCCCACATACTGTCTGTCTGTCAGTGAGTTTGTAAAGAGTGATGATCTTCTGCCATCAGTCTTGCAGCAGACTGGCACCTAGTTTAGGAGAAATAAGGGTTCATATTGTAACTAATAGGTAGCTATCAAATGTAACTGGATCTGCTAACTGGACCCACTAGTACCTCTTCTTGCCAGTGTCTGCCTGTCCtgttaaaaaaggcttttttatcCATGGAGGCCTTGTCTGCCTTATCCAAACGTGGGCTTAGATTGGGTCATGTTCATTGATAATAAATTGTCAGCATGCTACAATATGGAACAGGAACAGGATCTTTTCCGATTGTTAGTAAAGGATATTGCAAACTGTGAGGAGGTAACTGGATTGTAAGCCTTCTGATACTATGACTATTCAGGTCTGTGTAAGTAAGGAAGAAGTTTTGCACTGTTGATTAATACTGGAGTGAAAATCAGTTCATGTTTTCCAGATAAGCGGAGGTTGGAAGGGGGATTAATcagaattaatatttaaaaatgtattatggttgcctttattaaaaaaaaagggaaaaaaggttaCTTTTGTGTGGTGCTAACATTCCTAGTACCCATCACCAGAGAAGTTGAATTTATTAAAAGAATGGAAGTCAGTACCAGGCCTACAATGTAACTTTTAAGAACTTTTCTGCCAGGTATTAGATTTCAGATTCTGGTAAATATTTTACTTTGCTATTTCACAGCATGATTATTTCCACTTCTTTCATATGGAACAAGGTATTTACAGTACAGTTTGCTACAGTGAATTCAAGATTTTGCTTGATTAATTTCTGAAGGGCATAATACTGTACCTTAGTGGAAGATGATAACTAAGTGCATTGTATAACCATTCAAAATTGTTAGTCTTTGGATGTGTGGATTTGGGATAGGCTTGTCATTTTTCTTGTAATGGCAACAGAGTTGCACTCTGAAACTAATGCATCTGTGCTATGTACAAcactaagatttttttgttttccacaaaaCACTCTGGTTTATAGAATGTTGTAAAAGAAATACATTATTGAGTACTGTTCATCCTAATGTAATATTTAAGGTAATATTCAGAAAACAGATGTGGAATGCATTTGGTACAGATACTGTTATTATTATTGGAGATGCTGTcatttccttctttaaaaatgAATCTTTAATTAGGTATTGGAGTTGATTAAACATTCACTTTACCATCAGCACCAAACACCAGCTTAACCATATCCCTTGGCTAATTTGGTATGTATTTTGGCTTATCTTGTCTGCCTTTGTGAACTGCCTTGTGATGTGTCTACACTATGACAGTACCCTGTGTCACGTAGCAAGTCCCCAGAGGCATTATGGTATATACTGTTTTTCTTACAGTCTTCAACAGGCATCTGCTTTGGGACGTTTGGTGCTCATCAACGTGTTCAATGCTCAGACATAGTTTCAGGACAATATCCTTGCTGTGAATGAAATGATTGCAAAGCTATCCCTGGTTTCTCTGGCGCCAGGATCTCATCCTTAGAGTGTATTGTCCACAGTGGGGAAGCAGCAAGTCCCACAGCACAGAGGTGGGCCAGGATCTATCCTCCTGGAAGCAGGTGAACTCCTGGTGGCCCAGAGGGGTCCTCCAGAGCAGTGTGTCTCTGACACAGTGCATTCACTTGAGGAGAACGAGACGCAATTCAGTTTGCTGTCAACACAGTTTCTTCTGCTGGTCACCTGCCCTATGTGTTGAGCAATGTCAAATCAGTATTATGAAGGTGTTACTGACGGTATGGGATTGTGTAAAATCTGTACCTTTATCCAAATTACCTCTTCAGACATGGAGAGTTTTGCTTGCTCAAAGTTCACAGAAAAGCCAGGAGCATGGATCTTTGCTCTGGTGGGAAAGCCCATCCCTGATCAAGCATTCAGCACTACCGTCTTGTCCTGTGTAGGCTACCAGCCACATCCAGCCACGAGGTCCTTGGGAGATGTGTACTTCAGCTGTGTTCATGTGAGTACGTGTTTGAAGATGACACTGTCTTTAGGGTTGATGTCTGGGTTAAGACTATTCTTGCTGCTGCATCTTTTCTAGAACGttgtatttcctttctttttcttcctatttcaaGGGACTCTTTATCTTGCCTGCTTACCAGTTGCTAGTTTTGATGCAACTTCTAATCAGAAGAATAGTGGTATTTTCTTTATGCTTTTAACTTGCTTTCATCTATGTCCCTTTCTGTCTGTATCCATTCCCCATAGCTGTTTGTCTGTCAGCTTTAGGAAAAGGTACTCTTTAAGCAACTGTTTTGAAGGGGTAATTATGGGAAATTTGTGGGAATCTGCAAttcagttttctgggactctTACGTGGAGGATTTTTCATGCTTCATTGCCATGCATGCAGCATGTCAAATTTAGCTCAGATGTTTTCGGCCACCATACAGAATCATTATATTTGGTAGAGGATAACCTGTCTCACTCAAATGGCTTTGTTCTTGCCAAATTAGTGTAAAACGTCTACCAAGTACAAGCTTTGTGAGCCTGCAAGGGAGTTGTTTCATTTCCAATATAAATGATACGTGGTTAACAAAGTTCTTAATATTTGGTATTATGACACCAGTTTTCCAAAGCATTTGGAAAGGTATGTCACTGAATAAAGCCAGGGCCACCTTGGGCACCAAGACAGAATGAGTTCATAGAACAGACTGAGCCTCATTTGGAAATGAGGGTTACATTTCTGGTGAGACATAAAATTTAATTGCCTCAGGGTAGTCCTGGCAGGTATTCTCGCTTCCAGGCttgttttttccaaaaaaaacatCTCTTTATGGGGAGTCTAGTTGCTCAGTTACCCATGTTTTCTGTGACATAGTCCCATTCCTCTTGCGTTGTATCATTAAATCTATTCCCAGCTTTCTCTGTTATGAAAACGTTATGCAGCCTCACTCTTTGGTCTTTACTGGCTCACATGCAAATGTTAGGTTGTATTCTGCAGGATCAACAACATGTTTTATTTCAGCAGAGCTGTCTCTTGCCTTCTAGGAGTAGCACATCTGCTGAGGTAAAGATGAGAGGACTGAACACgttttgttctgcagaacttatGAATAGGAGAGATTTTCAAAAGGGATGTAGTTTTTCATACATCTTCAAAAGCTGCTCTTTTGGGATATGTGAAACTAAGTAATCTTGTGCTGCCTCACCATGTATTAATCATAGCTAGATTCTTGCAGTCTGATGCCAAGACAGCCAAGATTGGAGCTGTGAGGCAGGGAGGGGGATTAACTCTGCTTTCTGTGCAGGCTGGGCGGAGGGAACTTTGGTACAAAAAGCGATCTTTCTGTAGCCTCCCACCACAGGGAAATTGTCTTTTAAGCTACCTCTTTTtactgaaggagaaaagaaaattatgtttaTATGCAGAAGGTGTGTACTAAATTTACAAAATGGAATATCTTATTTCTGTATTGTAAAATGGGGTCAAACCTCAAGTAGTCATAAAACAGGTTGCAAACACAGAAGTTTAAAAAGGCATCTGTC is from Patagioenas fasciata isolate bPatFas1 chromosome 3, bPatFas1.hap1, whole genome shotgun sequence and encodes:
- the NDUFAF4 gene encoding NADH dehydrogenase [ubiquinone] 1 alpha subcomplex assembly factor 4, with product MGGRLARVFRTFNVESRARREISKEKPTPAPRHPTSRLDPLADHPEIQKEIYRKDDRLLTLLKDVYVESRDPPVRVKDGGGEHLPCKQEEKRLTKLGHLGDLDVKKVPKGKISIVEALTLLNNHKLHPQIWTAEKIAAEYSLELKEVKSLLEFFIPFAVQEFPKDTKKAIKPT